One part of the Vespula pensylvanica isolate Volc-1 chromosome 18, ASM1446617v1, whole genome shotgun sequence genome encodes these proteins:
- the LOC122635302 gene encoding dopamine receptor 2-like isoform X2 — translation MNESEIYLLEWEEEAEAREPSGELNRSFYNASRGNRSYEDFWELASDRAGLAVVLFLFSVATVFGNSLVILAVIRERYLHTATNYFVTSLAFADCLVGLVVMPFSAIYEVLENRWLFTTDWCDVWRSLDVLFSTASILNLCVISLDRYWAITDPFTYPMRMSRKRAAILIAIVWICSSAISFPAIAWWRAVRTEEVPEDKCPFTEHLGYLIFSSTISFYLPLFVMVFTYYRIYRAAVIQTRSLKLGTKQVMMASGELELTLRIHRGGGGGGGGGGGGGGGGGGGSGGGGGGVSTGGASTNVDPRHLFRTASSTPEDLQDLEEPLTALHNNGLTRVPSTRINNKQHLGKNFSLSRKLAKFAKEKKAAKTLGIVMGVFIVCWLPFFVVNLWSGFCARCIWQEEIVSAAVTWLGWINSGMNPVIYACWSRDFRSHTRMCEEDHAT, via the coding sequence ATGAACGAGAGCGAGATTTATCTGCTCGAGTGGGAAGAAGAGGCAGAAGCTAGGGAACCTAGCGGCGAACTCAATAGAAGCTTTTACAACGCTAGTCGTGGCAATCGCAGCTACGAAGATTTCTGGGAATTAGCAAGCGATCGTGCTGGACTCGCGgtggttctctttctcttctccgtGGCGACAGTTTTCGGTAACAGCCTCGTAATCCTTGCTGTCATCAGAGAAAGATACCTTCACACGGCGACCAATTATTTCGTTACGTCGTTGGCCTTTGCCGATTGCCTCGTAGGCCTGGTCGTCATGCCATTCAGCGCGATTTACGAAGTTCTCGAGAATCGATGGCTTTTCACGACCGACTGGTGCGACGTTTGGCGTTCTCTCGACGTACTCTTCTCGACGGCCTCGATCTTGAACCTCTGCGTGATCAGTTTGGATCGTTACTGGGCCATCACCGATCCGTTTACCTACCCAATGAGGATGAGTAGAAAACGCGCGGCTATATTGATCGCGATCGTTTGGATTTGTTCAAGCGCGATATCTTTCCCAGCTATAGCTTGGTGGAGAGCAGTCAGAACGGAGGAAGTACCGGAGGACAAGTGTCCCTTCACCGAACATCTCGGTTACTTGATATTCTCCTCGACGATTAGCTTTTATTTACCGCTCTTCGTTATGGTCTTCACCTATTATAGGATCTATCGAGCCGCCGTGATACAAACGAGGAGTCTCAAGTTGGGTACGAAACAAGTGATGATGGCCTCCGGCGAGCTGGAACTTACTCTTAGGATACAtcgtggtggtggtggtggtggtggtggtggtggtggtggcggcggcggcggcggcggtggcagtggcggcggcggcggtggtgtTAGCACTGGCGGAGCAAGTACGAACGTGGATCCGAGGCATCTCTTTCGTACGGCTTCGAGCACGCCGGAAGATCTACAAGATCTCGAGGAACCTCTTACGGCTCTTCACAATAATGGATTAACCAGAGTACCTTCCACGAGGATCAACAACAAGCAACATCTCGGCAAAAACTTTTCCTTGTCACGCAAACTCGCTAAATTtgcgaaggaaaagaaagccGCGAAGACTCTTGGCATCGTCATGGGAGTCTTTATCGTTTGCTGGTTACCCTTCTTCGTGGTGAATCTATGGTCGGGTTTCTGCGCCAGGTGTATCTGGCAAGAGGAGATTGTTTCTGCTGCCGTCACGTGGCTCGGTTGGATCAACAGCGGCATGAACCCAGTTATATACGCTTGCTGGAGCAGGGATTTTCGGAG